AGTTCAAGCAACAATTCAGCCGTCGCCGAAGCGTCACTCCCTGCCCGGTGCGCCTCTTGATGGGCAAGGTGTAATGACTCTGACAGATGCGACAGCGCGTGGCTTTCTGCTGTCGGAAGTAAGATTCGTGCGAGTTCGACCGTATCAATGACAGGACCTGTGTACGGCAAGTATCCTTCCTCTTCTAACGCATCGTTTAAGAAGTTTAAATCGAACTGCACATTATGTGCGACGAAGACACCACCATCGAGCAATGATAAGACACGCGGTGCGATGACATCGAATGTCTCGGCCTCTTTGACATCCTCATCTGTGATGCCCGTCAACTGGGAAATGAACGGAGGAATCGGTTGGGTCGGACGCACGAAGGCAGAAAATTGTTCTGTCAACTGCCCGTCTTCAATGACCGCCATGCCGATCTCAATCATCTCATCGCCAGCCTTTATGGAATGACCTGTCGTTTCCAGGTCGACTACGACGTACTTTTTCTTCAACACTGATCCTCCACCTTTTATCCATCCTCTCCATGATCGGACGGCATCTCATTCTTCATCTTAACAAAAAAAGAGACCCGCTGACATGATCGGGTCTCTAAAATTTCATAAGATCGTGTGGGCGATTTCTTGAGATAACATTTGTTTGATGTCGTTCTGCTCATTTAGAACAGCCACTTTTGGGACATGTGTCGCGATTTCTTCCGTCGACAATTGCGCATACGCCATGATGATGACCTCATCCCCGACTTGGAAATGACGTGCTGCCGCACCGTTTAAACAGATGACACCTGAACCGCGCGCACCTTTGATCGCATACGTTTCAATCCGCGCACCGTTCTGGTTGTTCGTCACTTGGACTTTTTCATTTTCAAGAATTCCGACAGCATCGAGTAAATCTTCATCAATCGTAATCGAACCAACATAGTGTAAGTTTGCCTCGGTGACCCGGGCCTTGTGTAGTTTAGCGTGCATGAATGTGCGTAACATCGTCATGCTCCTCTCGTATATAGTAAATTATCGATCAAGCGTGCCGATGCGAACTGCACGGCGACAGCTAAGAGAATCGTAGTCGTTTGTTCAGTGACAGGTCGTAGTGATGGATAGTCGACAGCTTCGACGTAATCGATCGTGGTCCCCTCGAATTGAAGTGCTTCGCGAGTCTGCTCGAGAACCGTTTCAACCGGCACCCCTTGATCGAGTGCTTGTTTCGCTTGTTGTAACGCCTGCTGGATTCCCGGTGCTTGCGCACGTTCTGTTTCCGATAGATAGACATTACGCGACGATTTCGCTAGACCATCTGCTTCGCGAATGATTGGGCAACGGACAATCTCAACCGGAACAAAGTAATCAGCGACATACGCTTCGATCAATGCGAGCTGTTGTGCATCCTTCAGACCGAAATACGCACGGGTTGGACGGACGACGTTCAACAGTTTACTGACGACCGTCAAGACACCGTCAAAATGCCCTGGTCGTGATGCTCCGCATAAGACATCATCACCGGAGCGGACCGTAACACGGGCCATATCCAGCGGATACATTGTCTCGTTCGTCGGATAGAACAGATAATCGACTCCTTCTGCCTCCGCGATTTTCTGATCCCGTTCTGCGTCTCGTGGATAACGATCCAAATCTTCGTTTGGTCCGAATTGTGTCGGGTTGACGAAAATACTCAAGACGACGACATCATTTTCTTGTCGTGCTTGTTTGAGCAAGGAAGCATGCCCTTCATGCAAGAATCCCATCGTCGGTACAAAACCGATTGAACCGGCTCCCGCTAAATGTTCGCGTAACGTCTGGACGTCCTCGATAATCTTCATTCCTTGTTCCCTCCATAAAGCGCACCAATCAGTTCTTCGTCCATCTGGAACGAATGTGCTAGTTCAGGGAAGGCACCGGCTTTGACGTCTTTGACGTAAGCTGCGATTGCTTCCGTTCCTGAAGTATTCCAGTCCGTGTACGCTTTAACAAACTTCGGTAAACGACCGACGCCATACGTCAAGATGTCATGATAGACAAGTACTTGACCGGCGACTTCTGCGCCGGCACCGATTCCGATGACGGGAATCGAGAGGAGCTCTTGAATCCGTTTCGCGAGCGGATGCGGCACACACTCGAGCACGAGCATCTTCGCTCCGGCACGCTCTGCTTCCAAACTGTCTGCAATCAGTTGTTCGGCTGCTTCTAGTGATTTCCCCTGGACCTTGAATCCTTCAAGAACGCCAACGGATTGTGGTGTTAATCCGAGATGCGCGACGCAAGGCATCCCAGCATCCGTCAAACGACGAATCGTCTTTAAGATTTCCCCTGCCCCTTCTAGTTTCAAGGCATCTGCCTGTGATTCTTGGAAGATGCGGGCTGCTGATTCAAGCGTGCGATCAAATGAACCATGATAGCTTGCGAACGGCATATCGACGATCATGAACGTCTGTGGTGCGCCGCGGCGAACGGCACGCGCATGATGAACCATGTCGTCGACCGTGACGGCAATCGTTGAATCATAGCCGAGGATGACGTTCCCGAGGGAATCGCCGACGAGCAACATATCAACCCCTGCTGCCTCCGATAGTTTTGCTGAAGGATAATCATACGCCGTCAACATGACAAGCTTCTCTCCAGCTTGTTGTTTTTTCAATAATGGACCCATTGTGTGCATTGTGTTCTCTCCTTACGTGTGTAGGGAGGACAAAAGGAAAACGCCTTCTTCTCCAAAATAAATGCATGCGGAAAAGAAGGCGGAATAATTGAATATCGTCCTTCTGTCCCTGTCCGTTAAGATCAAGGCAGTTGAAACAGCTAAAACTGGCACCTGTCAATTCGGTATGGTTCCGATGAGCGGATACCATCCGTGGCTTTATTA
This region of Exiguobacterium acetylicum DSM 20416 genomic DNA includes:
- a CDS encoding exonuclease domain-containing protein; amino-acid sequence: MKKKYVVVDLETTGHSIKAGDEMIEIGMAVIEDGQLTEQFSAFVRPTQPIPPFISQLTGITDEDVKEAETFDVIAPRVLSLLDGGVFVAHNVQFDLNFLNDALEEEGYLPYTGPVIDTVELARILLPTAESHALSHLSESLHLAHQEAHRAGSDASATAELLLELLKRLHTLPLETLKHLRRLSPRLFSAIEEEIDHAIRLVGIEEDERFDRFRKIALKNARR
- the panD gene encoding aspartate 1-decarboxylase, with protein sequence MLRTFMHAKLHKARVTEANLHYVGSITIDEDLLDAVGILENEKVQVTNNQNGARIETYAIKGARGSGVICLNGAAARHFQVGDEVIIMAYAQLSTEEIATHVPKVAVLNEQNDIKQMLSQEIAHTIL
- the panC gene encoding pantoate--beta-alanine ligase encodes the protein MKIIEDVQTLREHLAGAGSIGFVPTMGFLHEGHASLLKQARQENDVVVLSIFVNPTQFGPNEDLDRYPRDAERDQKIAEAEGVDYLFYPTNETMYPLDMARVTVRSGDDVLCGASRPGHFDGVLTVVSKLLNVVRPTRAYFGLKDAQQLALIEAYVADYFVPVEIVRCPIIREADGLAKSSRNVYLSETERAQAPGIQQALQQAKQALDQGVPVETVLEQTREALQFEGTTIDYVEAVDYPSLRPVTEQTTTILLAVAVQFASARLIDNLLYTRGA
- the panB gene encoding 3-methyl-2-oxobutanoate hydroxymethyltransferase is translated as MHTMGPLLKKQQAGEKLVMLTAYDYPSAKLSEAAGVDMLLVGDSLGNVILGYDSTIAVTVDDMVHHARAVRRGAPQTFMIVDMPFASYHGSFDRTLESAARIFQESQADALKLEGAGEILKTIRRLTDAGMPCVAHLGLTPQSVGVLEGFKVQGKSLEAAEQLIADSLEAERAGAKMLVLECVPHPLAKRIQELLSIPVIGIGAGAEVAGQVLVYHDILTYGVGRLPKFVKAYTDWNTSGTEAIAAYVKDVKAGAFPELAHSFQMDEELIGALYGGNKE